In Styela clava chromosome 14, kaStyClav1.hap1.2, whole genome shotgun sequence, the following are encoded in one genomic region:
- the LOC120340858 gene encoding cysteine-rich hydrophobic domain-containing protein 2-like, translating to MDVRVDFDDIEIAEDAGDSDISEESLITVPDPIVVKGSGHLTVFGLSNRFENEFPGALIGRIAPEEFRATVNRINSILKKMVPLNFKWLIIGCLCCCCTLGCSVCPVVFLNKRSKLVIRKALDHENRQLYHKLGLHWKLSKERHSNTAMLEYVLLIEFIPKIPVYRPD from the exons ATGGATGTACGAGTGGATTTTGATGATATTGAAATTGCAGAAGATGCTGGTGATTCAGATATTTCAGAGGAATCACTCATTACTGTTCCTGATCCAATTGTTGTGAAAGGTTCTGGTCACTTGACAGT ATTTGGTCTCAGCAATCGATTTGAGAATGAGTTTCCTGGAGCTTTGATAGGAAGA ATTGCTCCAGAAGAATTCCGGGCCACAGTCAACAGAATAAACTCAATATTAAAGAAAATGGTTCCTCTAAATTTCAAATGGTTGATTATAGGATGTCTATGCTGCTGTTGTACCCTAGGATGTTCTGTTTGTCCTGTCGTCTTCTTGAATAAACGATCAAAACTTGTCATCAGAAAAGCATTAGATCATGAAAATAGGCAATTATATCATAAG CTTGGTCTTCATTGGAAATTATCAAAGGAAAGACATAGTAACACTGCAATGTTAGAATAT GTTCTATTGATAGAATTTATACCTAAGATTCCAGTTTATCGTCCAGACTAA